One Sphingopyxis macrogoltabida genomic region harbors:
- the mnmE gene encoding tRNA uridine-5-carboxymethylaminomethyl(34) synthesis GTPase MnmE → MENDTIFALSSGVPPAAIAVVRVSGSAAGAALKLLAGRLPTPRRAVLAELRDSDGDALDRALILWFPGPATATGEDLAELHLHGGRAVVAAVETALAAIPGLRRAEAGEFTRRAFFNGRIDLAEAEGLADLLAAETESQRVQALSLANGHVSRAVAGWQEQLLGLMAAAEAELNFADEDDVEVGEVVAQGLISGMGALAAELGAWLARPAAEVIAEGLSVVIAGPPNAGKSTLINALAQRELAIVSPIEGTTRDVIETPLALDGIAMRFSDTAGLRAEGADAIEAIGIDRAKAAVEAADILLWLGPPENMPDHPRAIRIAAQADRWQGDAEAEAAAARCDLTLSAATGTGMDGLHRRIVDIARTLLPREGEAALRQRQRVALAEARDWLTIVRGSREASDLILLAERLRLAGAALDRITGRAGVEDMLDALFGRFCIGK, encoded by the coding sequence GCGGTAGCGCGGCCGGAGCGGCGTTGAAATTACTTGCGGGGCGGCTGCCTACCCCCCGCCGGGCGGTTCTGGCCGAACTTCGCGATAGCGATGGCGATGCCCTCGATCGAGCGCTGATATTGTGGTTCCCCGGCCCCGCGACGGCGACGGGGGAGGATCTGGCGGAGCTTCATCTACACGGTGGCCGCGCGGTGGTCGCGGCGGTCGAAACAGCGCTGGCCGCGATCCCGGGATTGCGCCGCGCGGAGGCCGGCGAATTCACGCGGCGCGCCTTCTTCAATGGGCGGATCGATCTTGCTGAAGCCGAAGGGCTCGCGGATCTGCTTGCGGCCGAGACCGAAAGCCAGCGAGTCCAGGCGCTCAGCCTCGCGAACGGCCATGTGTCGCGCGCGGTTGCGGGCTGGCAGGAGCAATTGCTGGGATTGATGGCGGCGGCAGAGGCCGAACTCAATTTTGCCGACGAGGATGATGTCGAGGTCGGTGAGGTCGTGGCGCAAGGGTTGATTTCCGGGATGGGCGCACTGGCGGCGGAACTCGGCGCGTGGCTGGCGCGGCCGGCGGCGGAGGTGATTGCCGAGGGGTTGTCGGTCGTGATCGCAGGGCCGCCGAATGCGGGAAAATCGACCTTGATCAACGCTTTGGCGCAGCGCGAGCTGGCGATCGTGTCGCCCATCGAAGGAACGACGCGCGACGTCATCGAAACCCCGCTGGCGCTCGACGGAATCGCGATGCGCTTTTCGGACACGGCGGGGCTGCGCGCCGAAGGTGCCGATGCGATCGAGGCGATCGGTATCGATCGCGCGAAGGCGGCGGTGGAGGCGGCGGATATCCTTCTGTGGCTCGGTCCTCCGGAGAATATGCCCGACCATCCGCGCGCCATTCGAATCGCGGCGCAAGCCGACCGCTGGCAGGGCGATGCCGAAGCTGAAGCGGCCGCGGCGCGCTGCGACCTGACGCTGTCGGCGGCGACGGGGACGGGGATGGACGGCCTGCACCGGCGGATCGTCGATATCGCCCGCACCCTGCTGCCGCGCGAAGGCGAAGCCGCGCTGCGCCAGCGCCAGCGCGTCGCGCTCGCCGAAGCAAGGGACTGGCTGACAATCGTGCGGGGGTCGCGCGAGGCGAGCGATCTGATCCTGCTCGCCGAACGGCTGCGGCTCGCCGGCGCGGCGCTCGACCGCATCACCGGGCGCGCCGGGGTCGAGGACATGCTCGACGCCCTGTTTGGGCGTTTCTGCATCGGGAAATGA